CACCCCCGGGCCGTCCCCCGTGTCACCCGCCGGGTCCGCCGTCCGGGCGCTCTCCCGCACAGCGATGCCCAGCGCCTCCAGTCCGGCCCCCGCCACCAGGCCCGCCCCCGGGCCGTCCGGACCGGGGGCGGCGGCCGGCGCCGGCTGCCGAGTGATCTGCGGCGGCGGCCCGGTGCGCGTCCCGTGCGGATCGGCGGCCGGGGCGGTCAGGCCGGCCGCAGCCAGCGCCCGGCCGACCAGCCGGGCGTGGTGCGGTACGGCTCCCAGGCGGCCCGGGTGACCGGCCGCGCCGGCGCGGATCACCGCGTACACGCGGTCCCCGGCGGCACGGGCCGCGGCCAGCGGCTTGAGCAGCACGACCACCACTCCCCCGCCACCGTCCCCGACACCACCACCCCCACCATCGGCATCGACACCGGCATCCGTGCCCGCACCGGTGTCGGTGTGGGTGCCGGTGTCAATGTGGGTGCCGGTGCGGGGCGGCCGAGGTGCCGGACGCGGTGGCAGCTCGACGGCGCCGGCCAGCGCCGCCTCGCACTCCCCCGCGCGCAGCGCGCCGAGTGCGAGGTGCAGCGCGGTGAGGAAGGAGGACGCGCCGGTGTCGACGCTCAGGCTGGGCCCGCGCAGGTCGAGCAGCCGCGACAGCCGCCCGGCCGGTCCGGGCCCGCCCGGCGTGTCCCCGCCCGGCGCGTTGTCTGCCGGGCCGGCGGCGAGGTAGACACCGACGCTGCGCCCTGCGTGGTCGGGGCCGGTGAGCCGGTCGGTCCGTACTCCGGCGTATCCGGCGCTCTCCAGGGTCTGCCACGCGCTGCGCGCCAGCAGGCGTTCACGGGAGTCCAGGACGGCCGCGCCGGCGGTGTCGAGGCCGAACAGGGCGAGCAGGCCGGCGTCGAACTCCCGGATGCCGTCCGCGAATCGGTCCCCTCCCCGCGGGGACGATGCCGTGGGGGTGTGCTGTTCCAGGGCGTGGCGCCAGAAGGCGTCCAGGTCGTCGGCGTGCGGGAAACAGCCCTGCATTCCCACGACGGCGCACGGCTCGGCGCCGCCGGCACCGGGGCCGGCCGGTGGTTCACGCTCCGCCGCGGGCCGCACCGCGGGGCCGGGCCGCGGCGGTGCTCCGGCCGGCGATGCGGCGCCGCGCAGCAGGGCCACGGCGTGCTCGCGCTGCAGGGTGCCGCCTTTGAACCGCGTCAGGATCTCGCGGGTGTCCGTCACCGTGTGCCCTTCGTGTCAGGCGGAACGGGCCGCCAGCAGGGCAGCCGCCTCGTCGATGCTGAGCACCTCGTCGCGCACCGCGTCCAGCAGGGCGTTCAGGTCGATCTCCACGGCCCGCGGCGGCTGCGCGGGGGCGGGGCCGGACGCGGGTGCGGGTGCGGAGCCGGACGCGGGTGCGGGGCCGGTGGTGCGGGTGTCCGTCACCTGCGCGGTGACGTGTGCGGCCATGGCCGCGAGGTCGGGGTGGTCGTAGAGCAGGTCGGTCTGCTCGCTGAGGCCGTAGGTGCGGTTGATGCCGGCCAGGAACTCCGCGGCCAGGATGGAGTCCAGTCCCAGCGCGGCGAACGGCGCGCTCACGTCGATGTCCTGCGCGGCGCAGTGCAGGATCCCGGCGAGCTGCGTGCGCAGGGTGTCGGTGACGGTGTCCGGCCCCGCGACGGGCCACGGGCCGGCACCGCGCACCGCAGCCGCAGCCTGAGACGGGGCCTGGACCGGGTCGGGCTGCCCGTCACCGTGCCGCGGGGCGGGGCCGGTGCGCGGCAGGGGCCCGGGCGCGGCGAGTTCGGCCGCGACGTGCCGGGCCAGTGCCTCCGGGGTGGGGTGGTCGTACAGCGCGGTGGCCGCAATCTGGGTGCCGTAACGGGCGTTGAGCGCCGCGACGAACTCGAGGGACAGCATCGAGTCCAGGCCCAGCAGCCGGAAGGACTCCTGCGTGTCGAGGGACTGCGGCTCGACCCGCATCATGCCCGCCAGTACCGCGGTGAGCTCGGCGAGCACGTCGGCCGCCGGCGTCGGCGAGGCCGTGTGCGGATGAGGGGCGGAGGTCATGGTGGGCGTCTCCAAGGGTCGGATCCCGGGTGGCCGTCCTGGCATTGTGGGCGCCGCCGCCACCGCGCCACATCCCCGGCCGTGGTGATCCCGCCGAAGGCGACTGGCTCCCGGGAACCAGCCGGCGCCCAAACCCTCCGCCCAAAGAATGAGCCGCCCGCCCACCTGCCTGCCCCTGCCCGCCCACGGCAGCCGCAACGGCGGCTGCCGGCCCGCGCGCCGGTCTCCCGGCGGGCATGGGCTGCGTGCGGCGCCCGCCGGGCCCGTCCGGCAGGCGACCCGCGGTCCGGGCAGGGGAGTCGCGCCACTGGTCCCGTGGCGCCGGGGGTGCCGTCCATCCGGCCCGCGGATACGGCGCGTTCAGCCGCTTCCCGCATCCGCGGGCAGCCCGCGCACCACCCGCACCACCCACCCCGTCCGTCCGCACCATCCGCTCCGTCCGTCCGCACCATCCGGCCCGTCCGCACCGCTCGGACGGTCGGTGCGGCCGGACGGTCGGGGCGGCCCGAGGTGCCCGAGGTGCCCGAGGTGCCCGAGGTGCCCGAGGTGCCCGGGCGGCCCGAGGTGCCGAACCGCCTTGCAGTCCGGCGCAGTTGCTGCCGGCCGCCCGCACGGCGGTGGCCCGTGCCGCCGCCGCGTGGGCGGTGCGGGTTCAGCGGGCCCGTGCGGGCGCGGGGGGTCCCGCGCCGTCGAACGGTGCGGGCGCCGCCGCCGTCTCCGGCGCCGCCGTCTGGATGGAGTGCTGCAGCCGCCGCAGCCGCGGCGAGGGCTCCAGGCCCAGGTCGTTGACGAGGGTGGCGCGCAGCTGGTGGTAGACGCTGAGCGACTCGCTGCGCCGGCCGGAGCGGTGCAGGGCCAGCATGAACTGCGCGTGCAGGTTCTCGTGGGTGCGGTAACGGCTGGTCAGCACGGTCAGTTCGGGCAGCAGTTCACGGTGGCGGCCCAGCCGCAGATCGGCCTCGATGCGCTGGTCCAGCGCGCACAGCCGGCTCTCCTCCAGCCGCCGGGTCTCCATCGCCAGCTGCGCCCCGGCCTGCACGTCGGCGAACGCGGCCCCCGTCCACAGCCGCAGCGCCCCGGCCAGGGTGCGGGCCGCCTCGGCGAAGGCCCCCTGGTCCATGGCCCGGTAGCCCTCCCCCGCGAGCCGCTCGAACTCGCGCACGTCGCTGCTGCCGCCGCCGGAGACGAGCAGATAGCCGCCCGGCAGGGTCATCAGGACGTCCTTGGCGCCGCTGCGGCCGTGCTCGAGCGCCTGCGCGATGAGCTCGCGCAGCTGCAGCACGTACGTCTGCAGGGTGGTACGGGCGCTGCGCGGCGGGGAGTTGCCCCACAGTTCCTCGATGAGGGCCGCGACGGGCACCACCTGGTCGGCACGGAGCGCGAGCAGCGCCAGGACCTGCCGCGGTTTCGGCGCCGTCGGGGTGATGGACACCCCGTTCTCCCGCACTGCCAGTGCGCCCAGTACGTCGATGTCCACGCCGTCTCCCCTGCTCGGTGTCCCGTGCCGCACCCCCGATTACAAAACAGCGCATCCGGTCTGTCAATACCCGACCGGTCGTGCTGTTTTAATGGGGGTGGGGGAGGCTGTCCGTCCGCGGCCCGTGCGCCGCCGGGGAGGGGCGGCTGCCAGGCGTCCTGCGCAACTCCGGTCCGGTTCCGGCCTGTTCCGGCCCGCTCCGGTGGGGCGGGGAGCGGCGGGGCGGGACCGGTCGGCGTCCCGCAAAGCAGACCGTGGGGTCTGCTCCTGGTGCGGAATGCCGGGCGGAAAGCGGAGCGGCGGGGAGTGCGGGGGGCGGGAAGTGCAGGGGCGCGGGGGCGGGTGCGGTGCGGGCGGGTGCCGTGGCGGTGCGGGGCGGTGCGGGCGGGTGCGCCGTGGCCGGTCCGCGGGGTTACTGCGGGGGGTTGCCGTGTTTGCGGGAGGGCAGGTCGGCGTGTTTGGCGTGCAGCATCGCCAGCGCGCGGATGAGGACCTCGCGGGTCTCGGCGGGGTCGATGACGTCGTCGACCAGGCCGCGCTCCGCCGCGTAGTAGGGGTGCATGAGTTCCGCCTTGTACTCCTTGACCATGCGGGCGCGCATGGCCTCGGGGTCGGCGGCGTCGGCGATCTGGCGGCGGAAGATGACGTTGGCGGCGCCCTCGGCGCCCATCACGGCGATCTCGTTGGTGGGCCACGCGTACGTGAGGTCCGCGCCGATGGACTGGGAGTCCATCACGATGTAGGCACCGCCGTACGCCTTGCGCAGGATCAGCGAGATCCTCGGCACCGTCGCGTTGCAGTACGCGTACAGGAGTTTCGCGCCGTGCCGGATGATCCCGCCGTGCTCCTGGTCCACGCCGGGCAGGAAGCCGGGCACGTCCAGCAGGGTGAGGATGGGGATGTTGAAGGCGTCGCACAGCTGCACGAACCGGGCGGCTTTTTCGGAGGCTTCGATGTCCAGGACGCCGGCGAGGGTCTGCGGCTGGTTGGCGACGATGCCCACCACCTGGCCGTCCAGGCGGGCCAGCGCGCAGATGATGTTGCGGGCCCAGCGTTCGTGGACCTCGAGGTAGTCGCCGTCGTCGACGAGTTCCTCGATGACCTTCGTCATGTCGTAGGGCCGGTTGCCGTCCGCGGGCACCAGGTCGAGGAGGATCTCGCCGCGCCGGCCGGCCGGGTCGTGGGCGGTGGTGTGCGGGGGGTTCTCGCGGTTGTTCTGCGGGAGCATCGACAGGAGGTAGCGGACCTCGGCGAGGCAGGTCTCCTCGTCGTCGTAGGCGAAGTGGGCCACGCCGCTGGTCTCGGCGTGCACGTCGGCGCCGCCGAGCCCGTTCTGGCTGATCTCCTCGCCGGTGACGGCCTTGACCACGTCCGGGCCGGTGATGAACATCTGCGAGGTCTCACGGACCATGAACACGAAGTCGGTCAGGGCCGGCGAGTAGGCCGCGCCGCCCGCGCACGGGCCGAGCATCACCGAGATCTGCGGGATGACGCCGGAGGCCTTGGTGTTGCGCTGGAAGATGCCGCCGTAGCCGGCCAGCGCGGAGACGCCCTCCTGGATCCGGGCGCCCGCGCCGTCGTTGAGGGAGACCAGCGGCGCCCCGGCCGCGATGGCCATGTCCATGATCTTGTGGATCTTCGTGGCGTGCGCCTCGCCGAGCGCGCCGCCGAAGATACGGAAGTCGTGGGCGTAGACGAAGACCGTACGGCCCTCCACCGTGCCCCAGCCGGTGATCACACCGTCCGTGTACGGCTTCTTGGCCTCCAGGCCGAAGCCGGTCGCCCGGTGCCGGCGCAGCTGCTCGACCTCCTGGAAACTGTTCTCGTCCAGCAGCAGGGCGATGCGTTCCCGGGCGGTCAGCTTGCCCTTGGCGTGCTGGGCGGCGGTCGCCTTCTCGCTGGGGCCCAGCCGGGCCGCCTCACGGATCGCGTGCAGTTCCGCCACGCGTCCGCGGATGTCGGTCGGCCCCGGCTCGACGGGGGCGGGGGCAGTGGTCATTGCCATGTCAGATCCCTTTCTGGGCGAGGTCCGTATCACTGCCAGCCGCGCGGGCCGCGGTAGGCCCGGGGCCTCCTCCACCAGCGGGAGCCGTTGACCGGCCTGCCCCGGCGGGCGGGTGCGCCGCCCGCGCTGAGCGCGAGCAGCACCACGGTGAGTGCGGCCAGTTCCTCTTCGCCGGCCCGCCCGCGTTCCACGCGCAGGACGGGCTCGTACTGGTTCGGGGTGCCCATACCTCCTCCCTCCTCCTCCTTCTTCTTCAGCCTTGGGGGACACCATCGGTCACCGCGCTCAAGAACCGCTCTCACTGCGCTTGAAGAGCGCTCCACGCCGCCGCCCGCGACCACAGGACGGCCCGGCACACCCGCGCCGCGGGGCCGCGGCGGCCGGACACGGCCCGCACGCAGCAGCACAGGCCGGGACGGGACGGCCGGGGCGGGGCGGGGCGGGGCGGGGGGAAACGCTTCGGCCAGTTGCCGTGGGTGCGGGGCGGGCGGGAGGTGTCCGGCGGGGCGGGCCGGGAGCGCGGGGGCGGGGCGTGCGCTCCGGTGCGCGGCGGGTGCGGGGCGGGGCGCGGACGTGATGTCTTGACGGCGCCCGCGGCGGTGATTACGGATGCCGCCGGCAGCGGCGCGGGCGCGTGGAAATGGCCGACGGTAACCGTCTGGAGTGCGGCGACGGCGGAATCAGGAGTTCGATTCGAGCCGCGCTGCAAGCGTCCTCCAGCGCCCCGGACAGCGGGCGTGACACCGGACTTGGAAGTCCGCTCGAGAACGGCTCCAGGAAATCGCTGGGGAGGGACGGCCGCGGCTAGCGTGAGCGGCGGCGCGGATTTCTGGCCACAAAAAGGAACGGGACAAGGAGCTCGACGACATACGGAGGAGACCGGTGAGGATTCAGGTTCTGGGTCCGTTGAGTGCCGAGGTCAACGGGGGATCCATCGTTCCGAGCGCGGGCAAGCCGCGGCAGATCCTGTCGCTGCTGGCGTTGTATCCCGGACGGGTGATGCCCGTCCCGACCCTCATGGAGGAGATCTGGGCGACGCAGCCCCCGCAGAGCGCACTGACGACCCTGCAGACCTACATCCTGCAGCTGCGCCGGCGGCTGGGCACCGCGATGGGGCCCGGCGCGCCGGGCGGCGCCAAGGAGGTACTGGCCACCCGGCACGGCGGCTACCTGCTGCAGATCCCGCCCGACAGCGTCGACGTGCACCAGTACGACCGGCTGACACGGGAGGGACAGACCGCGTTCGAGAGCGGCGACGACGAGGTCTCCGCCGCCCGCTTCCGCGAGGCCCTGGGACTGTGGGAGGGACCCGCCCTGGTCGACGTACGCCTGGGGCCGGTCCTGGAGATCGAGGTGGTCCGGCTGGAGGAGAGCCGGCTGGTCACCGTGGAGCGGCGCATCGACGCCGACCTGCGGCTGGGCCGGCACGCCGAACTCATCGCCGAACTCATCGAACTGACCGCCCGTCACCCCCAGCACGAGGGGCTGCACTCGCAGGCCATGGTGGCGCTCTACCGCTCCGGCCGGCAGGCCTCCGCCCTGGAGGTCTACCGCAGACTGCGGGTCCGGCTGATCGAGGACCTGGGCGTGGAACCCTCCCCCCAGCTGCAACGGCTGCACCAGGCCGTCCTCACCGTCGACCCCCAGCTGGACGTACTGGCCGGACCGCGCCACAGCTCCACCTACGACCTGTTCACGGCCTGAGCCCGAGCCCGAGCCGAACCCGCGAGCAGGAGGGGCGAAAGCGGGAACGGGAGCGTGGACGGAGGCGGAGGCGGGGGACGGGCGACACGGCCGCCGCCGGGCAGCCTGCGGCCCCCGACCGGCCGGTGACAGCACGACAGGAAACCGGCCCGGGCCCGCCACCCCCGCCCCTGACCCCGGCCCCGGCCCCGGCCCCGGCGCTGGTTCGGCACCGGGTCTGGGCGGGGCGCGGGGGGCCGCCTGCATTTCCGCCCGCCACGGGCCGGGGGCCGCGCGGGGCGCGGGGCGCGGGGGCCGCGTGACTTCCCCGCCCGGTCCCGGCTCGGCCCGATGCCGGGCGGTGCCGGGACCGGGCGGTGCCGGCACCGGGCCGTTTTGGGCGCGTGCGGATGCCCCGCGGAACCGGCGCGCTCTCCCCGGCCCTTCAACTCCTCGACGGGAACGGGGTACGGGCGCATCCGTGCCGTGCGGGTCCGCCCACGGTCCCCGAACCTGCCGCAACGGCGGCGGGCAACGACGGCAGGGACGGTCCGCCCCGGCGGTGTCCCGGCAGCGCCGCGCAGCGGTGGCCGCCGGGACACCGCCGTCCGCGCCCCGCCCGGCCCGCCCGGCCCGCCCGGGGCGGCCGGGCGCGAACACACCGCCGCAGCCCCCTCCTTCACGGCCCCCTCCTTCGCGGCCCCCTCCTTCGCGGCCCCCTCCTTCGCGGGCCCCCTGCTTCGTGGACCCCGCTGCTTCGCGCGGGCGGCGGGGCCGCTGGTGCGCCCGCCCGGGCAACGCCCTGCCCCCGCCCCGGCAGCGCCCTGCGCTCACCGGACTTGCGCGCGACGCCGGCCCGGGGCCGGGTTCAAAAGGGCGGAGTTCAGGGGGGCAGGGTTCAGGGGGCGGGGTTCAGGGGGCGGGGTTCAGGGGGCGGGGTTCAGGGGGCGGGGTGAGGACGGCGCGGACGCCGCGGGCGAGGGCGGACGCGCTGGCGGCGGCATCGCCGATGCCGGTCATGACCACGGCCGGAGCGGGGCCGGCGGCATACGGCATGTGCTGGGCGAGTTCGTAGGCCGCCCGCCCGCCGGGCCCGCACCCGCACAGCACCAGCCGCCGGCCCGGCCCCCGGGCCTGGTGCAGTACGGCCTGCGGGGCGCCGGGGGCACCGTCGGCGTGCACGGCCACGATCTTCTCCGGGCCCCGGTGGCCGCGGACGAACAGGTCGTAACCGCCCCTGGGCACACCGGGGACGACGACCAGGCAGATCACGTCCGCGTGGGGGTGTCCGGGCCGCAGCACGCTCAGCGCGGGACGCGGCGGGGGCGGGGCGGGGCGGGCCATGCGCGGGACCGCGGCCCGGGCCAGCACGTCCAGCAGCTGCCCGGCGGTGGCCGCGGCATCCCGGTGTCCGGGCAGCGCGCCCAGCAGACGCACGCACTGGGCGTGCAGGGCGGCGGCGTCCTCGTCGGCCAGGCGCGCCCGGTCATAGACGGCAGTGAGGGCCAGACCGCCCCCGGTGTCGTGGCGGGCGGTGAGGGTCAGGGGCCGGCCGGTGGCGCCGGCCGCGGTGCGCGGGCTCTGCACGTCGATGCCCTGGGCGGCGAGTTCACCGCGCAGCGCCTGCGGCAGCAGGAGCGGGCCCTCGAACCGCACCAGGGTGTCGGCGCAGGGGTCGGTGAACGTGTCGGCGAACAGACCCGACCCCGCCCCCGACCCCGACACCGACGCAGACACGGACCCGGACACGGCTGGGGGCGGGGAGGGTGGTCTGCCGCTCCACGCGCGGATCGACTCGGCGCCGGCCCACGGATAGGCGGCCAGGTCCAGGAGTGTGTCGCGGACCTGGTGCAGCAGGTTGGTGAGGGGTTCGTCGGGGTCGACGGTCACGGTCATCGGCAGCGGCCCGTCCAGCGGGCCGGGGATGCCCGCGGCGCCCGGCAGGGCGATGTCCCGGCCGGACAGCTGCACCCCGAAACTCACCGGCAGCGGACCTTGCGCGTCCGCCGCCCGGTACAGCAGCAGCGCCCACACCAGGTGCAGGGCGCTGCTCTCCGCCACGCCGCGCAGGGCCGCCCAGGAACGCAGCCGGAAGGTCTGGGCCGCCCGCAGCCGGGTGTGCAGGAGTCCGGGCCCGTGCTGCCCGGTTTCCCCGCCCGCCCGGCCCGGACGGGTCGCGGCGTGCCGCGGCGGCGCGGCCCGCGCCCACAACTGCCGTGCGGCGTCGGTGTTCTGGCCGGCCAGCCAGCGGGCGTGATCACGCAGGTCGGGGCGGCGTTCCCCGCCGGGCAGCACACCGCCCGCGGCGTAGGCGCGGTAGAACTCCCGCAGCAGCAGGTGCACGCCCCGCTCGTCCAGCAGCGCCGGGTGGTAGGTCAGCAGCACCCGCGGGGGCGGGGCCGGCACCGCGGCCGAGGACGCCCCCCGCAGCAGGGCCAGGCGCAGCAGGCCGGGCCGGTGCAGTGCAAAACCCCGCGCCCGGTCGCGCCGCAGAAGCCGCGCCCAGGTGACGGCGGTACGGGAGTGGACGGCGATGTCGGCATCGGCGCGGGCGTGCAGCACCAGACGCGGTGAGGCGACCCAGTCGAAACAGGCCCGCAGCACCGACTCCCGGTCCACGACCGACTGCCACGCCGCGGCGAACCGGGCCACGTCCAGCGGCCCGGACCAGTCCCAGTACAACTGCTCCAGCTGACCGTCCCCGCCACCCGCGCCGCCCGTACCGTCCCCGCCGCCGGTGCTGTCCCAACCGTCCGTACCGCCGGTGCTGTCCGTGCCGTTGGCGGGGCCGGTGTGATCAATGTGGTCGGTGTGGTCGGTGGCGCCGGCGGGGGCGAGGGCCGCGATCAGCAGGGTCTGCTGGTGTCCGGTGACCGGGAGGACCTCACCGCCCGGCGGGGGCGGGGCCAGCACGTCGGCCAGCAGTTCCGCGGGCAGCGGGACGGGGCCCGGCGCGCCGGCGGGCGGGGTCAGGCGCAGGGTGTGACGGCCGGGCCGGTGACTGTCCAGCGCGACGTCGAAGGCACGGTGGCGCTGCGCGAGGCGGGCGGCGACGCTCTCCGCGTCGGCCGGGCCCAGCGGGCCGCACAGTTCCAGCACGAGCGGGCCCCCCGGCGGGGGCGTACCCGGCTCGTGGACCACGGCAAGAACGGCGCCCCGCGGCGCGTACCGGCTGCTCATCCGCCCTCCCGCGAACCAGGGACCACACCCGCGGCACACCAGCGGACCGGCCCCCCGCTCCCCCTACCGCACCCACCGCACCGGCCAGACCGGCCGGACCGGCCCCGCGCAGCCAACACACCCGGCACACCCGGCAGTACCGGCTGGGCGGGCAGTAACGGCTGGGCGGGCCGAAGGGATCGTGGGGACAGGCGGGATCGTGGTGCCCGGCCGGTATCCGGCCGGGCGGCGGCGAAAGCTGCCGCCCGGCCTGCCGCCGGCGGCACGGGGCCGCGCGGGGGCGGGCGGGGCGGTGTGCGGTGGGGTGGCTGCACGGTGGTTCACGACGCCCGCCTCTCGTCATGTCGGCTGTGCGCCGGAGCTGCCCGGCAGCGGCCAGCCTAGCGTCGCCGCAGGTGGGAGGCCTGTTTCCTCGAGCGGGTGTGGAGCGGGCCGCGAAGGGGTCTCGACCGGGAACAGCGGATGGTGGGCGGCACTGACCAGATAGCGGCCGTGGACGAGGTGGGTGGCGAGAAT
This portion of the Streptomyces sp. NBC_01571 genome encodes:
- a CDS encoding condensation domain-containing protein — encoded protein: MSSRYAPRGAVLAVVHEPGTPPPGGPLVLELCGPLGPADAESVAARLAQRHRAFDVALDSHRPGRHTLRLTPPAGAPGPVPLPAELLADVLAPPPPGGEVLPVTGHQQTLLIAALAPAGATDHTDHIDHTGPANGTDSTGGTDGWDSTGGGDGTGGAGGGDGQLEQLYWDWSGPLDVARFAAAWQSVVDRESVLRACFDWVASPRLVLHARADADIAVHSRTAVTWARLLRRDRARGFALHRPGLLRLALLRGASSAAVPAPPPRVLLTYHPALLDERGVHLLLREFYRAYAAGGVLPGGERRPDLRDHARWLAGQNTDAARQLWARAAPPRHAATRPGRAGGETGQHGPGLLHTRLRAAQTFRLRSWAALRGVAESSALHLVWALLLYRAADAQGPLPVSFGVQLSGRDIALPGAAGIPGPLDGPLPMTVTVDPDEPLTNLLHQVRDTLLDLAAYPWAGAESIRAWSGRPPSPPPAVSGSVSASVSGSGAGSGLFADTFTDPCADTLVRFEGPLLLPQALRGELAAQGIDVQSPRTAAGATGRPLTLTARHDTGGGLALTAVYDRARLADEDAAALHAQCVRLLGALPGHRDAAATAGQLLDVLARAAVPRMARPAPPPPRPALSVLRPGHPHADVICLVVVPGVPRGGYDLFVRGHRGPEKIVAVHADGAPGAPQAVLHQARGPGRRLVLCGCGPGGRAAYELAQHMPYAAGPAPAVVMTGIGDAAASASALARGVRAVLTPPPEPRPLNPAP
- a CDS encoding AfsR/SARP family transcriptional regulator, with product MRIQVLGPLSAEVNGGSIVPSAGKPRQILSLLALYPGRVMPVPTLMEEIWATQPPQSALTTLQTYILQLRRRLGTAMGPGAPGGAKEVLATRHGGYLLQIPPDSVDVHQYDRLTREGQTAFESGDDEVSAARFREALGLWEGPALVDVRLGPVLEIEVVRLEESRLVTVERRIDADLRLGRHAELIAELIELTARHPQHEGLHSQAMVALYRSGRQASALEVYRRLRVRLIEDLGVEPSPQLQRLHQAVLTVDPQLDVLAGPRHSSTYDLFTA
- a CDS encoding beta-ketoacyl synthase N-terminal-like domain-containing protein — protein: MTDTREILTRFKGGTLQREHAVALLRGAASPAGAPPRPGPAVRPAAEREPPAGPGAGGAEPCAVVGMQGCFPHADDLDAFWRHALEQHTPTASSPRGGDRFADGIREFDAGLLALFGLDTAGAAVLDSRERLLARSAWQTLESAGYAGVRTDRLTGPDHAGRSVGVYLAAGPADNAPGGDTPGGPGPAGRLSRLLDLRGPSLSVDTGASSFLTALHLALGALRAGECEAALAGAVELPPRPAPRPPRTGTHIDTGTHTDTGAGTDAGVDADGGGGGVGDGGGGVVVVLLKPLAAARAAGDRVYAVIRAGAAGHPGRLGAVPHHARLVGRALAAAGLTAPAADPHGTRTGPPPQITRQPAPAAAPGPDGPGAGLVAGAGLEALGIAVRESARTADPAGDTGDGPGVVAGAAALVRAVGQLRHATLLPGPGRAAPAGWEPARRDDGTTVPRRALVGVSGPPAADAVLVVEEAPPAHRPPARPARRPADAELVLLSAATPRQLAATAARFARWLTGAAAHGGPPGADLAAVAHELRLGRAALRCRLAVVAHTVTGLAAQLAAFAEAAGPGRHPAGVHSADLRDAGDPLLLDGLAETRTYVAALWQGGRLEQLARLWLAGTDICAVLPAHPGSAGIELPPTVLQPQPQPQPQPQPQPQPEPQPEPQPEPQPEPQPEPQPEPQPEPQPESEPQPQSEPQPQPEPQPQPEPHSQPEPHSQPEPEPEPESQVHARSQVQFRSRRGPQERPVESGPDATASGAGVPAPDGGTDGARR
- a CDS encoding acyl carrier protein — translated: MTSAPHPHTASPTPAADVLAELTAVLAGMMRVEPQSLDTQESFRLLGLDSMLSLEFVAALNARYGTQIAATALYDHPTPEALARHVAAELAAPGPLPRTGPAPRHGDGQPDPVQAPSQAAAAVRGAGPWPVAGPDTVTDTLRTQLAGILHCAAQDIDVSAPFAALGLDSILAAEFLAGINRTYGLSEQTDLLYDHPDLAAMAAHVTAQVTDTRTTGPAPASGSAPAPASGPAPAQPPRAVEIDLNALLDAVRDEVLSIDEAAALLAARSA
- a CDS encoding acyl-CoA carboxylase subunit epsilon, with the translated sequence MGTPNQYEPVLRVERGRAGEEELAALTVVLLALSAGGAPARRGRPVNGSRWWRRPRAYRGPRGWQ
- a CDS encoding AfsR/SARP family transcriptional regulator; the protein is MDIDVLGALAVRENGVSITPTAPKPRQVLALLALRADQVVPVAALIEELWGNSPPRSARTTLQTYVLQLRELIAQALEHGRSGAKDVLMTLPGGYLLVSGGGSSDVREFERLAGEGYRAMDQGAFAEAARTLAGALRLWTGAAFADVQAGAQLAMETRRLEESRLCALDQRIEADLRLGRHRELLPELTVLTSRYRTHENLHAQFMLALHRSGRRSESLSVYHQLRATLVNDLGLEPSPRLRRLQHSIQTAAPETAAAPAPFDGAGPPAPARAR
- a CDS encoding acyl-CoA carboxylase subunit beta — encoded protein: MTTAPAPVEPGPTDIRGRVAELHAIREAARLGPSEKATAAQHAKGKLTARERIALLLDENSFQEVEQLRRHRATGFGLEAKKPYTDGVITGWGTVEGRTVFVYAHDFRIFGGALGEAHATKIHKIMDMAIAAGAPLVSLNDGAGARIQEGVSALAGYGGIFQRNTKASGVIPQISVMLGPCAGGAAYSPALTDFVFMVRETSQMFITGPDVVKAVTGEEISQNGLGGADVHAETSGVAHFAYDDEETCLAEVRYLLSMLPQNNRENPPHTTAHDPAGRRGEILLDLVPADGNRPYDMTKVIEELVDDGDYLEVHERWARNIICALARLDGQVVGIVANQPQTLAGVLDIEASEKAARFVQLCDAFNIPILTLLDVPGFLPGVDQEHGGIIRHGAKLLYAYCNATVPRISLILRKAYGGAYIVMDSQSIGADLTYAWPTNEIAVMGAEGAANVIFRRQIADAADPEAMRARMVKEYKAELMHPYYAAERGLVDDVIDPAETREVLIRALAMLHAKHADLPSRKHGNPPQ